The following proteins come from a genomic window of Candidatus Bipolaricaulis sibiricus:
- a CDS encoding ABC transporter, permease protein (cluster 3, basic aa/glutamine/opines), translated as MNLVFDPAWLPRLGQGVLLTVQLTVYCMGLGAAVGAVLGLVRVYGGGRWSPLYWAASAYVHFFRGTPLLVQLLGIYLGLPTVGVLVGPFVAGLLAMTLNTAAYQAEYFRGAIQSVKSGQMMAARALGMSRGQAIAHVIMPQALRLIIPPWSNELIYMLKYSSIVSMTALRPETMDLFGVARSIASRNFRYFEVYILVALFYLAMVLLLTVALRWVERRVRIPGLGTPARGV; from the coding sequence TTGAACCTTGTCTTTGACCCCGCTTGGCTGCCCCGGCTGGGCCAGGGTGTCCTGCTCACGGTGCAGCTTACCGTCTACTGCATGGGCCTGGGAGCCGCTGTGGGAGCGGTGCTAGGTCTGGTACGGGTATACGGGGGAGGGCGGTGGTCCCCGCTGTACTGGGCAGCGAGCGCCTACGTCCACTTCTTCCGGGGAACCCCGCTGCTGGTTCAGCTCCTCGGAATCTACCTCGGACTCCCCACTGTCGGGGTCCTGGTGGGGCCGTTCGTGGCGGGGTTGCTGGCGATGACGCTCAACACAGCTGCCTACCAAGCAGAGTACTTCCGGGGGGCGATCCAGTCTGTGAAGTCAGGCCAGATGATGGCCGCACGAGCCCTGGGGATGAGCCGGGGGCAGGCGATCGCCCACGTGATCATGCCCCAGGCCCTGCGCCTGATCATCCCTCCGTGGTCGAACGAGCTCATCTACATGCTGAAGTACTCGTCCATCGTCTCCATGACCGCGCTCCGTCCAGAGACGATGGATCTGTTCGGGGTCGCCCGATCGATCGCCTCCCGCAACTTCCGGTACTTCGAGGTGTACATCCTCGTCGCTCTGTTTTACCTCGCGATGGTCCTTCTTCTCACGGTGGCCCTCCGGTGGGTCGAACGTCGGGTGCGCATCCCCGGGCTGGGAACGCCGGCCCGCGGCGTCTAG
- a CDS encoding ABC transporter, ATP-binding protein (cluster 3, basic aa/glutamine/opines), which translates to MALLRVENLHKRYGHEEVLKGVTLHQEAGETKVVIGPSGTGKSTLLRCINRLTEPDEGQVWLEETEITSRRTNINQVRARIGFVFQDFNLFTHLTALDNVRLGLTKVRRMSRAAATDRAMTELERVGLATKADAYPAQLSGGQQQRVSIARALAMDPKLILFDEPTSALDPELIGEVLAVMIQLAQDGMTMIVVTHEMGFARSVADEIVFMEGGVVVEQGPPDKMFRSPEVPRTGEFLRKISELYGESS; encoded by the coding sequence ATGGCACTGCTACGCGTGGAGAACCTGCACAAGCGGTATGGACACGAGGAGGTCCTGAAGGGGGTCACACTCCATCAGGAGGCCGGCGAGACGAAGGTGGTGATCGGCCCATCCGGAACGGGCAAGTCCACTCTCCTGCGGTGCATCAACCGGCTGACGGAGCCCGACGAGGGCCAGGTGTGGTTGGAGGAGACGGAGATCACCTCGCGCCGGACGAACATCAATCAGGTGCGAGCGAGAATCGGGTTCGTCTTCCAGGACTTCAACCTGTTCACACACCTCACTGCACTGGACAACGTCCGGCTCGGACTGACCAAAGTCCGGCGGATGTCCCGCGCGGCCGCCACAGACCGGGCAATGACCGAGCTGGAGAGGGTTGGGCTGGCAACCAAGGCCGACGCCTACCCCGCCCAGCTGTCCGGCGGCCAGCAGCAGCGGGTATCGATCGCCCGGGCCTTGGCCATGGATCCAAAGCTGATCCTATTCGATGAGCCCACGAGCGCCCTTGACCCCGAGCTCATCGGTGAGGTCTTGGCGGTCATGATCCAGCTTGCCCAGGACGGGATGACGATGATCGTCGTCACCCACGAGATGGGGTTCGCGCGCAGCGTGGCCGACGAGATCGTGTTCATGGAGGGTGGGGTGGTCGTGGAGCAGGGCCCGCCGGACAAGATGTTCCGCTCTCCCGAGGTCCCCCGAACCGGGGAATTTCTGCGCAAGATCAGCGAGCTGTACGGGGAGTCGTCTTGA
- a CDS encoding ABC transporter, permease protein (cluster 3, basic aa/glutamine/opines) translates to MSSSVWVEIAPYVPVLLRGLLVNIELLLGLISLGLVVGLITALIEVYAPRAMGWAAGAYTWFFRGVPEIVLLFLFYFGLSQFGVPVSAFFAAVLALGLRSSAYQAQIFRGALQSIPHGQMMAARALGLSRVRAIALVILPQALRLSLAGWSNEFSSVLKDTTLAWGIGVVEVMRQASYVRARNFTLTLPIYITVALMFLVLTYAGNLAIGLAERRLRVPGLEGHR, encoded by the coding sequence TTGAGCTCCAGCGTCTGGGTCGAGATCGCGCCGTACGTCCCCGTTCTGCTGCGGGGTCTGCTGGTTAACATCGAGCTTCTGCTCGGGCTGATCTCGCTCGGCCTTGTGGTGGGCCTGATTACGGCGCTGATCGAGGTCTACGCGCCGCGAGCGATGGGATGGGCCGCGGGCGCCTACACCTGGTTCTTCCGTGGAGTCCCGGAGATTGTACTTCTCTTTCTGTTCTACTTTGGACTCTCGCAGTTCGGGGTGCCTGTGTCCGCGTTCTTCGCCGCAGTGCTGGCGCTGGGGCTCCGCTCGTCGGCCTATCAGGCTCAGATCTTCCGGGGTGCTCTCCAGTCGATCCCTCACGGACAGATGATGGCTGCCCGGGCGCTGGGCCTGAGCCGGGTCAGAGCGATCGCCCTCGTCATCCTTCCTCAAGCACTGCGGCTTTCGCTGGCCGGCTGGTCCAACGAGTTCTCATCGGTACTCAAGGACACCACGTTGGCGTGGGGCATCGGAGTTGTCGAGGTCATGCGCCAGGCAAGCTACGTCCGCGCCCGGAACTTCACGCTGACCTTGCCGATCTACATCACGGTAGCACTCATGTTCCTTGTGCTCACCTACGCCGGCAATCTCGCGATCGGGCTTGCGGAGCGCAGGCTGCGGGTTCCGGGTCTGGAGGGGCATAGATAG
- a CDS encoding ABC transporter, substrate-binding protein (cluster 3, basic aa/glutamine/opines), translated as MRVAGMAFLVAVLAASCVAVAQPRYIVLSDIAWAPFEWVSEKGDYLGFDLDVMRAVAILGGFEIEIRDTPFDSIIPAIIAGRGDIGASGFTITDERALVVSFSEPYWDSNQAVVVRAGSGLDLEKIVAPGRLLGAQRGTTGAFWIEDEWVPKGVTLVEYETYPEAILDLLAGRIDAVVQDVDPSKMAVVQYKGQIEIAAVVDTGERFGFLVPKGDPKGLLPKIESGVAELKRIGAWDLLIEAYFGPALGAIEAAWEKCISILLVDRDPLRYAQCLVAELSP; from the coding sequence ATGAGAGTCGCGGGTATGGCTTTCCTGGTCGCGGTTTTGGCGGCGAGCTGCGTGGCAGTGGCTCAACCGAGGTACATCGTGCTGTCCGACATCGCGTGGGCACCGTTCGAGTGGGTGTCCGAGAAGGGTGACTACCTCGGGTTTGACCTCGACGTGATGCGGGCCGTTGCGATTCTTGGGGGATTCGAGATCGAGATCAGGGACACCCCATTCGACTCGATCATCCCCGCGATCATCGCCGGCCGAGGCGACATCGGGGCATCGGGGTTCACGATCACCGACGAGCGGGCGCTGGTCGTCAGTTTCTCCGAGCCTTACTGGGACTCGAATCAAGCGGTCGTCGTCCGAGCGGGGTCCGGCCTCGATCTGGAAAAGATCGTCGCCCCAGGACGGCTTCTTGGAGCGCAACGCGGCACGACCGGGGCGTTCTGGATCGAGGATGAGTGGGTACCCAAGGGGGTGACCCTCGTCGAGTACGAGACGTACCCCGAGGCGATTCTCGACCTCCTCGCAGGACGCATCGATGCCGTCGTTCAAGACGTGGACCCGTCGAAGATGGCCGTCGTCCAGTACAAGGGCCAGATCGAGATCGCAGCCGTGGTCGACACGGGTGAGCGGTTTGGGTTCCTCGTTCCCAAGGGAGATCCAAAGGGACTCCTTCCCAAGATCGAGAGCGGCGTGGCCGAGCTGAAGAGGATTGGCGCCTGGGACCTCCTCATCGAGGCCTACTTCGGTCCTGCGCTGGGCGCGATCGAGGCCGCGTGGGAGAAGTGCATCAGCATCCTCCTCGTGGACCGCGACCCTCTGCGGTACGCCCAGTGCTTGGTCGCTGAGCTGAGCCCGTAG
- a CDS encoding LemA protein, with protein MVGWIILGVFVLLFLWIAATYNKLVRLGVRAEEAWRGIDTLLRKRFDLIPNLVETVKGYATHEREVFERVTEARSASMKARTPKEQAEADNVLAGTLKSLFAVVENYPQLKANENFTSLQKSLEGLEEEIARSRRYYNAVVRDLNTGIKVFPQNLIANLFGIREREFYMLPSETMGEPPKVDFSR; from the coding sequence ATGGTCGGATGGATCATTCTGGGCGTCTTCGTTCTCCTGTTCTTGTGGATCGCGGCGACGTACAACAAGCTCGTCCGGCTCGGGGTGCGGGCCGAGGAGGCGTGGCGGGGGATCGACACCCTGCTCCGCAAGCGGTTCGACCTCATCCCGAACCTCGTGGAGACGGTGAAGGGGTACGCCACCCACGAACGGGAGGTGTTCGAGCGGGTGACCGAGGCCCGCTCCGCCTCGATGAAGGCGCGGACGCCCAAGGAACAGGCGGAAGCCGACAACGTGCTCGCCGGGACCCTCAAGTCGCTGTTCGCGGTCGTCGAGAACTACCCCCAGCTGAAGGCAAACGAGAACTTCACTTCGCTCCAGAAGTCGCTCGAGGGGTTGGAAGAAGAGATCGCCCGCTCCCGTCGCTACTACAACGCCGTCGTGCGTGACCTGAACACGGGGATCAAGGTCTTCCCGCAGAACCTGATCGCGAACCTCTTTGGAATCCGCGAGCGGGAGTTCTACATGCTCCCCTCGGAGACGATGGGCGAACCCCCGAAGGTGGACTTCAGCCGATGA
- a CDS encoding Transaldolase has product MGSVLLHVTDGSVDRPHAGCKVGWERVDWPVMKLYLDTANVAEIRELSWLIDGVTTNPSLVAKERRPFHDVLREICGIVRGPVSAEVVSLDREGMVREARELARVAANVVVKVPLTEPGMQAVQVLSREGVATNVTLVFSANQALLAAKCGATYVSPFVGRIDDAGGDGMALVEEILAVYGHYRFPTEVIVASVRHPGHVLAAALLGAHIATVPYDVVKKLFGHPLTDVGIARFLKDWQQVPKV; this is encoded by the coding sequence GTGGGATCCGTCCTTCTCCACGTGACCGACGGCTCCGTGGACCGGCCTCACGCAGGCTGTAAGGTCGGCTGGGAGCGGGTAGACTGGCCAGTGATGAAGCTCTACCTCGACACGGCGAACGTGGCGGAGATCCGCGAGCTTTCCTGGCTCATTGACGGCGTGACGACGAACCCGTCCCTCGTGGCGAAGGAGAGGCGTCCGTTCCACGATGTCCTGCGCGAGATCTGCGGAATCGTCCGTGGCCCGGTGTCGGCGGAGGTCGTCTCCCTCGACCGAGAGGGGATGGTGCGCGAGGCCCGCGAGCTGGCGAGGGTTGCCGCGAACGTGGTCGTGAAGGTTCCCCTCACCGAGCCCGGGATGCAGGCTGTCCAGGTTCTCTCGCGGGAGGGGGTTGCGACCAACGTGACGCTCGTCTTCTCCGCGAACCAAGCGCTTCTCGCTGCCAAGTGCGGGGCGACCTACGTCTCCCCGTTCGTGGGGCGGATCGACGACGCGGGAGGGGACGGGATGGCCCTCGTGGAGGAGATCCTGGCCGTGTACGGTCACTACCGCTTCCCCACCGAGGTCATCGTGGCGAGCGTGCGCCACCCCGGGCACGTCCTCGCGGCCGCCCTCCTCGGCGCGCACATCGCCACGGTTCCCTACGACGTCGTGAAGAAGCTGTTCGGGCACCCCCTTACCGACGTCGGGATCGCTCGGTTCCTCAAGGACTGGCAGCAGGTCCCGAAGGTCTAG
- a CDS encoding Transcription elongation factor GreA, with amino-acid sequence MKLPPKPQEKVLTREGYERFKKELDELVRVRRPQVIERLRAARELGDLRENAEYHAAKEEQGFVENRIAELERLLRGVRIIE; translated from the coding sequence ATGAAGCTTCCCCCCAAGCCCCAGGAGAAGGTGCTCACCCGCGAGGGGTACGAGCGGTTCAAGAAGGAACTGGACGAGCTGGTGCGCGTGCGACGGCCCCAGGTGATCGAACGGCTGCGCGCGGCACGCGAGCTGGGGGACCTGCGGGAGAACGCCGAGTACCACGCCGCCAAGGAGGAGCAGGGTTTCGTCGAGAACCGGATCGCAGAGCTGGAGCGTCTCCTCCGTGGCGTGCGCATCATCGAGTAG
- a CDS encoding Permease of the drug/metabolite transporter (DMT) superfamily, giving the protein MTRTPIDGRLSLAVAAMLVMWASAFAAIRGALPFFSPGALALLRFLFASATLGALSLARGLPRPRRRDLPILLGLGLLGITIYHLCLNWGQQTVTAGAASLLIASAPMVTALLARLLLKEALGRWAWAGIVLGFGGIALITLGEGQELRVEPGALVILLAAVSASLYSVLQKKHVGRYPPLVFTTYVVWAGTIPMLVFLPHLMKALQTAPPAAIASVAYLGAFPGGLAYVLWVYGLSRTTASRLSSFLYLSPVLAIGIAWVWLREIPSWLSLAGGAVTIAGVALANVRRGSVVRPSA; this is encoded by the coding sequence TTGACGAGAACCCCCATCGACGGTCGGCTCTCCCTGGCGGTCGCGGCGATGCTCGTCATGTGGGCGTCGGCGTTCGCCGCGATCCGGGGCGCCCTGCCGTTCTTCTCGCCTGGCGCGCTGGCCCTGTTGCGCTTCCTGTTCGCGTCGGCCACGCTGGGGGCCCTGAGCTTGGCCCGGGGGCTGCCCCGGCCCCGGCGGCGCGACCTTCCGATCCTCCTCGGCCTGGGCCTCCTCGGGATCACGATCTACCACCTGTGCCTCAACTGGGGACAGCAGACCGTCACCGCTGGGGCGGCGAGCTTGCTCATCGCGTCAGCGCCGATGGTCACCGCGCTGTTGGCCCGGCTTCTCCTCAAGGAGGCGCTCGGCAGGTGGGCGTGGGCCGGAATCGTTCTTGGGTTCGGAGGGATCGCCCTCATCACCCTCGGCGAAGGCCAGGAGCTGCGGGTCGAGCCTGGTGCGCTCGTGATCCTCCTCGCCGCCGTGTCGGCGAGCCTCTATAGCGTCCTCCAGAAGAAGCACGTTGGCCGCTACCCGCCCCTGGTGTTCACGACCTACGTCGTGTGGGCGGGGACGATTCCAATGCTCGTCTTCCTTCCCCACCTCATGAAGGCCCTGCAGACCGCCCCTCCAGCCGCAATCGCGTCTGTCGCCTATCTCGGCGCGTTTCCGGGCGGGCTGGCCTATGTCCTGTGGGTGTACGGGCTTTCCCGAACCACCGCATCTCGTCTGTCGAGCTTCCTCTACCTGAGCCCGGTCCTGGCCATCGGGATCGCCTGGGTCTGGCTGCGTGAGATCCCGAGCTGGCTCTCGCTTGCGGGCGGGGCGGTAACGATTGCGGGCGTCGCGCTTGCCAACGTGCGGCGGGGGTCCGTGGTTCGCCCGTCAGCCTGA
- a CDS encoding D-aminopeptidase translates to MNAFRRKGLSVGRLPCGPRGAISDVAGVRVGHRTLVRGHGPRAVRTGVTAVIPPGDPYRDPLPAGAFVLHGHGKATGLWQVLHLGELETPIILTNTLAVPVCANALIRWTLARHPAARSVNPVVLECNDGRLSAIETQPVAESDARAALEAASDEVAEGCVGAGTGVVAFGFKSGIGTASRLVGSFTVGALVLPNMGRPEDFLPPPGLAVPSGGEPNPEKDAGGSLVVVVATDAPLLPEQLSRICRRAALGAARAGAPATTGSGDFFVSFSTGWRIPRGQERIQAELIADRSPTVDDLYHAAAEATEEAICSALLAATPLVGRDGANYPTLA, encoded by the coding sequence GTGAACGCGTTCCGCAGGAAAGGGTTGTCCGTGGGGAGGCTGCCCTGCGGACCACGAGGGGCGATCAGCGATGTGGCGGGCGTAAGGGTCGGCCACCGCACCCTCGTCCGGGGTCACGGCCCGCGTGCTGTTCGTACCGGGGTAACCGCAGTCATTCCTCCCGGTGATCCCTATCGGGATCCGCTGCCCGCGGGAGCATTCGTTCTCCACGGTCACGGGAAGGCCACCGGCCTGTGGCAGGTCCTCCACCTGGGAGAACTCGAGACGCCGATCATCCTCACGAATACCCTTGCCGTCCCTGTCTGCGCGAACGCCCTGATCCGCTGGACGCTGGCGCGCCATCCTGCGGCACGGTCCGTGAACCCCGTGGTTCTCGAGTGCAACGACGGGAGGCTCTCCGCAATCGAGACCCAGCCCGTGGCCGAGTCCGATGCCCGCGCAGCCTTGGAGGCGGCGTCGGACGAAGTGGCCGAGGGGTGCGTCGGCGCGGGGACGGGGGTGGTGGCGTTCGGATTCAAGTCTGGGATCGGGACCGCGTCCCGGTTGGTTGGGTCTTTCACAGTGGGCGCACTCGTTCTACCGAACATGGGCCGTCCGGAGGACTTCCTACCCCCGCCTGGCCTCGCGGTCCCCAGCGGAGGCGAACCCAACCCGGAAAAGGACGCAGGGGGGTCGCTCGTCGTCGTCGTGGCCACCGACGCCCCGCTCCTCCCCGAGCAGCTGTCGCGGATTTGCCGCCGGGCAGCGCTCGGGGCCGCCCGGGCGGGTGCCCCCGCCACCACCGGGAGCGGAGACTTCTTCGTCTCCTTCTCCACCGGGTGGCGGATCCCTCGGGGACAAGAACGCATCCAGGCGGAACTCATCGCCGATCGCTCACCGACTGTGGACGACCTGTACCACGCGGCGGCCGAGGCGACCGAGGAGGCGATTTGCTCGGCCCTTCTCGCCGCCACGCCCCTCGTCGGCCGCGATGGAGCCAACTACCCTACCCTAGCCTGA
- a CDS encoding Glutamine synthetase type I, whose product MTFSELVALIQAEDLRWVDLRAADLLGRLRCLTLPASELTPATFEKGVGAAASHYGLGGGDLVLLPDLATARVDLTRDPPSVLLLCDLARPDEGPHPMAPRTVARAAEALLQSAGIADEARFAVELEFYLFDSIWTEDTSLVQHVEVNPLGLTGPRSVPGPRSGYHAGGPEDHGRELRLRVVEALSRWGIPVRYHHHEGGPLGQMEIELGLGRLLDAADWTALAIDLIGRLAADQGLVACFLPKPMHNQAGNGLHFHQHLVGKGENLFAGEGGLSETAFHYVGGILAHGRALSALVSPSTNSYRRLGPGFEAPVHLAFGRANRTAAVRIPGYLTDPAQARIEYRPPDATCNPYLALAACVMAGVDGIRQGLDPVEKGWGPVEDSLDARTTRRRKIASLPGSLGEALSALERDHDFLGLGGVFPDELVARWISLKEAEIREVAARPHPYEFLLYG is encoded by the coding sequence ATGACCTTCAGCGAGCTTGTGGCTCTGATCCAGGCGGAGGACCTCCGCTGGGTGGACCTGCGGGCGGCCGACCTCCTTGGGCGGCTGCGCTGTCTGACCCTCCCCGCTTCAGAGCTCACCCCGGCTACGTTCGAGAAGGGAGTGGGGGCCGCGGCCTCGCACTACGGCCTCGGCGGGGGGGACCTCGTCCTCCTTCCCGATCTCGCCACCGCGCGCGTGGACCTCACCCGCGATCCTCCATCCGTTCTTCTGCTGTGCGATCTCGCCCGGCCGGACGAGGGACCCCACCCGATGGCCCCGCGAACCGTGGCCAGAGCGGCCGAGGCGCTTCTTCAGAGCGCAGGGATCGCCGATGAAGCCCGGTTCGCGGTCGAGCTCGAGTTCTACCTGTTCGACTCGATCTGGACCGAGGACACGTCGCTCGTCCAGCACGTCGAAGTGAACCCGCTGGGGCTGACCGGGCCCCGGTCGGTACCCGGACCCCGCTCGGGCTATCACGCCGGGGGACCGGAAGACCATGGCCGCGAGCTGCGCCTTCGCGTAGTGGAGGCCCTCAGCCGGTGGGGGATCCCGGTCCGGTATCACCACCACGAGGGCGGGCCTCTCGGGCAGATGGAGATCGAGCTTGGGCTGGGGCGCCTCCTGGATGCGGCCGACTGGACCGCCCTGGCGATCGACCTCATCGGACGCCTCGCCGCCGACCAGGGACTCGTGGCCTGCTTCCTGCCCAAGCCGATGCACAACCAGGCCGGGAATGGCCTTCACTTCCACCAGCACCTCGTCGGGAAGGGGGAGAACTTGTTCGCCGGCGAAGGCGGCCTCTCTGAGACCGCGTTCCACTACGTGGGAGGGATCCTTGCTCACGGTCGAGCGCTGTCGGCGCTCGTGTCACCGTCCACGAACTCCTACCGGAGGCTGGGACCAGGGTTCGAGGCGCCAGTCCACCTCGCGTTCGGTCGGGCGAACCGCACCGCGGCGGTCCGGATCCCGGGCTACCTCACCGACCCCGCCCAGGCACGGATCGAGTACCGACCGCCGGATGCCACCTGCAACCCCTACCTCGCCCTCGCCGCCTGCGTGATGGCCGGCGTGGACGGAATCCGTCAGGGACTGGATCCAGTGGAGAAGGGATGGGGACCAGTCGAGGACAGCCTCGACGCCCGCACGACCCGACGACGGAAGATCGCCTCCCTTCCAGGGAGCCTCGGGGAGGCCCTCTCTGCCCTGGAGCGCGACCATGACTTCCTCGGCCTCGGCGGTGTGTTCCCCGACGAGCTTGTCGCGCGGTGGATCTCGCTCAAGGAGGCTGAGATCCGCGAAGTCGCCGCTCGGCCCCATCCGTACGAGTTCCTCCTCTACGGGTGA
- a CDS encoding Efflux ABC transporter, ATP-binding protein: MTSAIALYELTKLYGTVRALDGVSLAVPSGSVFGFLGPNGAGKTTTLRILTGLARPSSGSARILGHDVVTAPHAVRSAVGYLPDVPGFYPWMTATELLRFVGRLFGLSGPTLRARVDALLDLAGLAGVRTRVGGYSRGMKQRLGVAQALINAPSVLLLDEPTSALDPIGRKAVLDMIASLAGRTTVFFSTHILSDVERVCDTVAILHRGRVAAQARIAELKLRYGVQKIAVDVVPSADPLVGALAQAPWVSATERPGEDRVVFSVSDVERAQREIPAAAAAQGVGIRRLEPVEVSLEDVFVDLVGER, encoded by the coding sequence ATGACGTCTGCCATCGCGCTCTACGAGCTGACGAAACTCTACGGGACGGTGCGTGCGCTCGATGGCGTGTCGCTTGCTGTCCCTTCTGGGTCCGTGTTCGGGTTTCTCGGCCCGAACGGGGCGGGGAAGACAACGACCCTCCGTATCCTCACTGGACTTGCTCGTCCCAGCTCGGGCAGCGCGAGAATCCTCGGGCACGATGTGGTGACGGCGCCGCACGCGGTGCGGTCGGCAGTGGGTTACCTTCCGGACGTACCGGGGTTCTATCCGTGGATGACGGCCACTGAGCTCCTCCGCTTCGTGGGGCGGCTGTTCGGGCTATCCGGCCCCACGCTCCGGGCACGGGTCGACGCCCTCCTCGACCTCGCGGGTCTCGCCGGCGTGAGGACGCGGGTCGGCGGCTACTCGCGGGGGATGAAGCAGCGGCTGGGCGTCGCCCAGGCCCTCATCAACGCCCCGTCTGTGCTCTTGCTCGACGAGCCCACGAGCGCCCTTGATCCCATCGGAAGGAAGGCCGTCCTGGACATGATCGCTTCCCTGGCGGGCCGGACGACGGTTTTCTTCTCGACGCACATCCTGTCGGACGTGGAGCGGGTGTGCGATACAGTGGCGATCCTCCATCGGGGACGCGTCGCAGCCCAGGCTCGCATAGCTGAACTGAAGTTGCGATACGGGGTGCAGAAGATCGCCGTGGACGTGGTCCCGTCGGCCGATCCTCTCGTTGGCGCACTGGCCCAGGCCCCGTGGGTCTCCGCTACCGAACGTCCCGGCGAGGATCGCGTGGTGTTCTCAGTAAGCGATGTCGAGCGTGCTCAGCGGGAGATCCCCGCGGCAGCGGCTGCCCAGGGGGTCGGAATCCGCAGGCTGGAGCCGGTCGAGGTGAGCCTTGAGGACGTGTTCGTAGACCTGGTGGGGGAGCGATGA
- a CDS encoding Alpha,alpha-trehalose synthase, translating to MPDRLLSLDDYRPLVGDPVVERIRDKARPLRGLHVTHVNSTYYGGGVATLLSSLTLLMNDVGIRTGWRVIQGSPDFFSVTKKFHNALQGGNINLSPRKRQIYEDTVYENAVRNHLDHDVVVIHDPQPLPLVRHYRKRGPWIWRCHVDLTSPHPELWAYLIPFIERYDAVVVSMPEYRQELTTPQVVIPPAIDAFAVQNRELSPEEVGERLAHYGIPTDLPLVVQISRFDPWKDPQGVIEAFRLVREEVPATLVLLGNVATDDPEGEEVYRSLLDQREERIIILSRQDGALVNALQRRAAVVLQKSLREGFGLTVAEAMWKGTPVVGGNVGGIRHQIVDGVNGFLVSSVEEAAGRMVELLRDDDLQREMGTRARDTVRERFLMTALLERYLDLFAAFEPNFRLRDEGN from the coding sequence GTGCCGGACAGGCTTCTATCCCTCGACGACTACCGCCCGCTGGTAGGGGATCCAGTCGTGGAACGGATCCGCGACAAGGCCCGCCCGTTGCGGGGGTTGCACGTGACGCACGTCAACTCCACCTACTACGGCGGCGGAGTGGCCACCCTCCTCTCTTCCCTCACCCTTCTCATGAACGACGTCGGGATCAGGACCGGGTGGCGGGTGATCCAGGGGTCGCCCGATTTCTTCAGCGTGACGAAGAAGTTCCACAACGCGCTCCAGGGCGGGAACATCAACCTGAGTCCGCGCAAGAGGCAGATTTACGAGGACACGGTGTACGAGAACGCCGTGCGCAACCATCTGGACCACGACGTGGTGGTCATCCACGACCCCCAGCCCCTTCCCCTCGTGAGGCACTACCGCAAGCGCGGGCCCTGGATCTGGCGGTGCCACGTGGACCTCACCTCGCCCCACCCCGAGCTGTGGGCCTACCTGATCCCGTTCATCGAGCGGTACGACGCGGTGGTCGTATCGATGCCCGAGTACCGGCAGGAGCTCACCACCCCCCAGGTTGTGATCCCGCCGGCGATCGATGCCTTCGCAGTTCAGAACCGGGAGCTCTCGCCCGAGGAGGTCGGGGAGCGACTCGCCCACTACGGCATCCCCACCGACCTCCCGCTTGTGGTCCAGATCTCGCGGTTCGACCCCTGGAAGGACCCTCAGGGGGTCATCGAGGCGTTCCGGCTGGTGCGGGAGGAGGTCCCGGCGACGCTGGTCCTCCTCGGCAACGTGGCCACCGACGATCCGGAGGGTGAAGAGGTGTATCGGTCGCTCCTCGACCAGCGAGAGGAGCGGATCATCATCCTCAGCCGTCAGGACGGGGCGCTCGTCAACGCGCTTCAGCGCCGGGCGGCGGTGGTCCTCCAGAAGTCCCTGCGCGAGGGGTTCGGCCTCACCGTTGCCGAGGCGATGTGGAAGGGGACGCCGGTGGTCGGGGGGAACGTGGGCGGCATCCGCCATCAGATCGTGGATGGAGTGAACGGGTTCCTCGTGTCGTCCGTCGAGGAGGCGGCGGGGCGAATGGTGGAGCTCCTGCGGGACGACGATCTGCAGCGGGAGATGGGAACGAGGGCTCGGGACACGGTGCGGGAGCGGTTCCTGATGACGGCGCTCCTCGAGCGTTACCTGGACCTGTTCGCCGCCTTCGAGCCCAACTTCCGCCTGCGGGACGAGGGGAACTAG